One Streptomyces sp. B21-105 genomic region harbors:
- a CDS encoding IS5 family transposase produces MTSSQQRQPYLSDLSDARWALIEPTLTAWRAERQKTSLNLGGKVTDLREVMNAILFLNRTGVPWRYLPHDFPPHTTVFGYFSAWTADGTIEKLGLHLHRMVREQAGRTAEPTACVIDAQSVKTATSVPTDTQGTDAGKKIVGRKRSIVVDTLGLLLLVMVTAASVSDNAAGIQLLTRVAADHPTISKAWVDTGYKKKAIEHGASLGIDVDVVPRNEQVKGFSVIPRRWVVERSFGWIMMHRRLARDYETKPAHSESMIRLAMISNLAKRATGETVITWHKP; encoded by the coding sequence ATGACCTCCTCGCAGCAGCGCCAGCCGTACCTGAGCGATCTGTCCGATGCCCGCTGGGCATTGATCGAGCCGACGTTGACGGCCTGGCGGGCCGAGCGGCAGAAGACCTCGCTCAACCTCGGGGGAAAGGTCACTGACCTGCGGGAAGTCATGAACGCGATCCTCTTCCTCAACCGGACCGGCGTCCCCTGGCGCTACCTGCCCCATGACTTCCCGCCGCACACCACCGTGTTCGGTTACTTCAGCGCCTGGACCGCCGACGGCACCATCGAGAAACTCGGCCTCCACCTGCACCGGATGGTCCGTGAGCAGGCAGGACGCACCGCCGAACCCACTGCCTGTGTCATTGACGCCCAGAGCGTCAAGACCGCGACCAGCGTTCCCACCGACACCCAAGGCACCGACGCCGGCAAGAAGATCGTCGGACGCAAACGCAGCATCGTCGTCGACACTCTCGGCCTGTTACTGCTGGTCATGGTGACCGCCGCCAGCGTCTCGGACAACGCGGCCGGTATCCAGCTCCTCACCCGCGTCGCCGCCGACCACCCCACCATCAGCAAGGCATGGGTCGACACCGGCTACAAGAAGAAGGCCATCGAACACGGCGCCTCGCTCGGTATCGATGTCGACGTCGTTCCACGGAACGAGCAGGTCAAAGGCTTTTCCGTGATCCCGCGGCGCTGGGTCGTGGAGCGGAGTTTCGGGTGGATCATGATGCACCGTCGCCTCGCCCGCGACTACGAGACCAAACCGGCGCACTCCGAGAGCATGATTCGCCTCGCGATGATCTCCAATCTCGCAAAACGAGCGACGGGTGAAACGGTCATAACCTGGCACAAACCATGA
- a CDS encoding dihydrolipoamide acetyltransferase family protein translates to MHSALVSEGSESGEKHGSRIRSPAVQRQASVRIVDSAVPKQEPLARSVMVMPVAGVPPGDQGPQTPSAGTQLPSPDTTSELSGVRGSPLARTLAAQHGIALAALTGSGPGGRVVRADVDAAVSALDGRPDATRSSTELAPPTPVTGTASNAVDDSDDVVPLSTIRRLTAQRLTQSTQQAPHFYLTTVIDADALLALRAQINERLDDDGPRISLNDLLIKACAAALRNHPQVNSSWDTTRILRHGRVHIGIAVATDDGLMVPVLHDADRKTLTSIAREAHDLAGKARARHLSPAELSGGTFTISNLGSFGIDHFTAVINPPRAAILAVGAARPQPVVRDGELGVGTIMAVTLSVDHRVLDGATAAAYLADLRGRSRHLCDASWGFAPAGIRVVQAKQVVCGRSRVGADLAFRDG, encoded by the coding sequence ATGCACAGCGCGCTGGTGTCCGAGGGATCGGAGTCCGGGGAGAAACACGGGTCAAGGATCCGATCGCCGGCGGTACAGCGCCAGGCGTCGGTGCGCATCGTGGATTCGGCGGTCCCGAAGCAGGAGCCGCTGGCCCGGTCGGTGATGGTGATGCCGGTTGCCGGGGTACCGCCCGGTGACCAGGGACCGCAGACCCCCTCGGCCGGCACCCAACTGCCCTCGCCCGACACGACCTCAGAGCTTTCCGGGGTGCGCGGCTCCCCGCTGGCTCGCACGCTCGCCGCTCAGCACGGCATCGCCCTGGCGGCCCTCACCGGTAGCGGCCCCGGCGGGCGCGTGGTGCGCGCGGATGTGGATGCTGCGGTCAGCGCGCTCGACGGTCGGCCCGATGCCACCAGATCGTCCACCGAACTTGCCCCGCCCACGCCCGTGACGGGGACGGCCAGCAACGCGGTCGACGACAGCGACGATGTAGTACCGCTGAGCACGATTCGCCGCCTCACCGCCCAGCGCCTGACGCAGAGCACGCAGCAGGCACCACACTTCTACCTGACCACCGTCATCGACGCCGACGCCCTGCTGGCCCTTCGCGCCCAGATCAACGAGCGCCTCGACGATGACGGCCCCCGGATCAGCCTCAACGACCTGCTCATCAAGGCGTGCGCAGCAGCCCTCCGTAACCACCCGCAGGTCAACTCCTCCTGGGACACGACCCGGATTCTGCGTCACGGGCGCGTCCACATCGGAATCGCCGTCGCCACCGACGACGGGCTGATGGTCCCGGTTCTGCACGACGCCGACCGCAAGACCCTGACCTCGATCGCCCGCGAAGCACACGACCTTGCGGGCAAGGCACGTGCCCGGCACCTATCGCCTGCGGAGCTCAGCGGCGGCACGTTCACCATCAGCAACCTCGGCAGTTTCGGCATCGACCACTTCACCGCCGTCATCAACCCGCCCCGGGCAGCAATCCTCGCCGTCGGCGCCGCACGGCCGCAGCCCGTCGTCCGCGACGGCGAGCTCGGTGTGGGCACCATCATGGCTGTGACCCTGTCCGTCGACCATCGCGTCCTGGACGGAGCCACCGCAGCAGCCTATTTGGCCGATCTCAGAGGACGTTCGCGTCACTTATGTGACGCTTCATGGGGGTTCGCTCCTGCCGGAATTCGCGTCGTACAGGCGAAACAGGTAGTTTGCGGCCGCAGTCGCGTCGGTGCTGATCTCGCATTTCGCGATGGTTAA
- a CDS encoding globin domain-containing protein: MLSEQSAPVVRTTLPVVAAAIGDITELFYRKLFDAHPELLRDLFNRGNQANGEQQKALAGSIAAFAGLLLEKPDARPDAMLARIAHKHASLGITSAQYKIVHRHLFAAIAEVLGDAVSDEVAAAWDEVYWLMANALIAVEARLYQEADVAEGEVWQGMEITARHQEAPDVVSFLLRPADGPPASFRPGQYVSVQVELADGARQIRQYSLSSAPGRQDWRISVKRVHDVVRPDGEVSTWLHDHARPGDVLNVSAPFGDLVLSEGDGPLLLASAGIGNTPMLAMLDHLASTGSDRPVIAVHADRSPAEHAHRAEQLSLVRALPNARYHLWYEVPGDHAPQAAPGQADVSSLELPADLTAYLCGPLPFMRAVRGGLLRHGVPAERIHYEVFGPDLWLGQ; the protein is encoded by the coding sequence GTGCTGTCCGAGCAGTCCGCCCCCGTCGTCAGGACCACCCTTCCGGTGGTCGCAGCCGCCATCGGGGACATCACCGAACTGTTCTACCGGAAGCTGTTCGACGCCCATCCCGAGCTTCTGCGGGACCTGTTCAACCGTGGCAACCAAGCCAACGGCGAGCAGCAGAAGGCGCTGGCCGGCTCCATCGCAGCCTTCGCGGGCCTGCTGCTGGAGAAGCCGGACGCCCGGCCCGACGCGATGCTCGCGCGGATCGCGCACAAGCACGCGTCGCTCGGCATCACCTCCGCCCAGTACAAGATCGTCCACCGCCATCTCTTCGCGGCGATAGCCGAGGTACTCGGCGACGCGGTCAGCGACGAGGTCGCCGCAGCGTGGGACGAGGTCTACTGGCTCATGGCCAACGCGCTGATCGCCGTAGAGGCGCGCCTCTACCAGGAAGCGGACGTCGCGGAGGGGGAGGTCTGGCAGGGCATGGAGATCACTGCACGGCACCAGGAGGCGCCCGATGTCGTCTCGTTCCTCCTGAGGCCCGCCGACGGCCCTCCGGCCTCCTTCCGGCCTGGCCAGTACGTCAGCGTTCAGGTCGAACTCGCCGATGGCGCCCGGCAGATCCGCCAGTACAGTCTCTCCTCGGCTCCCGGCCGGCAGGACTGGCGTATCAGCGTCAAGCGCGTCCACGACGTGGTGCGGCCCGACGGTGAGGTCTCGACGTGGCTCCATGACCACGCCCGGCCCGGCGACGTGCTCAACGTGTCGGCGCCGTTCGGCGACCTAGTCCTGTCTGAGGGCGACGGTCCGCTGCTGCTGGCATCCGCGGGGATCGGCAATACTCCCATGCTGGCCATGCTCGACCACCTGGCCTCCACCGGCTCCGACCGTCCCGTCATCGCGGTCCACGCCGACCGCTCCCCCGCCGAGCACGCGCACCGCGCGGAGCAGCTCAGCCTCGTGCGAGCACTGCCGAACGCCCGGTATCACCTGTGGTACGAGGTGCCCGGCGATCACGCACCACAGGCAGCACCTGGCCAAGCCGACGTGAGCAGCCTGGAACTCCCGGCAGACCTGACCGCCTACCTGTGCGGGCCGCTGCCGTTCATGCGGGCGGTGCGCGGCGGCCTGCTGCGGCACGGCGTGCCCGCCGAGAGGATCCACTACGAGGTCTTCGGCCCGGACCTGTGGCTGGGTCAGTAG
- the nsrR gene encoding nitric oxide-sensing transcriptional repressor NsrR, which yields MRLTKFTDLALRSVMRLAVCADHQVLTTREVAEAVAVPYTHAAKAITRLQHLGVVEARRGRGGGLALTALGRRASVGWLVRELEGEGEVVSCDDPPCPLRGACRLRRALRDAQEAFYATLDPLTVADLITSPTGPALLALTGRPPQ from the coding sequence GTGCGACTGACAAAGTTCACCGATCTGGCGCTGCGTTCCGTCATGCGTCTGGCGGTCTGTGCCGACCACCAGGTGCTCACCACCCGCGAGGTGGCCGAAGCGGTGGCTGTGCCATATACGCACGCAGCGAAAGCGATCACGCGCCTGCAGCACCTCGGCGTGGTCGAGGCCCGGCGTGGCCGCGGCGGCGGACTCGCCCTGACCGCCCTCGGCCGGCGCGCATCGGTGGGCTGGCTGGTGCGAGAGCTCGAAGGAGAGGGCGAGGTCGTTTCCTGCGACGACCCGCCGTGCCCCCTGCGTGGAGCCTGCCGTCTGCGGCGTGCACTGCGCGACGCCCAGGAGGCGTTCTACGCCACGCTCGACCCGCTGACCGTGGCCGATCTCATCACCTCACCCACCGGGCCGGCACTTCTCGCCCTCACCGGCCGCCCACCGCAGTAG